The Pelorhabdus rhamnosifermentans genome has a window encoding:
- a CDS encoding acyl-CoA dehydrogenase family protein, whose translation MDFQFTPDQTALLKMVQEVVTKEIIPYAHEMDEKATIRPELIQQLHNAGLLNLTVPEEYDGPGLDALTIAFIYEQLGRGDAGVATSVAANALASYPVLTTGTHEQKQYFFNFLNEGKLAAFALTEPGAGSDAGSVATAAVKDGDDYILNGTKCFITNGGLADIFVVFANARKSAGIRGLTAFIVDRNTPGFSVGKHEDKMGIRSSNTCELILDHVRVPSSRRIGKEGHGFKIAMKTLDSARPFVGAVSIGLAQAAFDFAVKYARERQQFGKAIASFQLVQAMIADMGMKLESARLLVYKACWMKEQGLSFSKEAAMAKCLASDTAMQITTDAVQVVGGYGYSKEYPVERYMRDAKIMQIYEGTNQIQRLVIGNHILY comes from the coding sequence ATGGATTTTCAGTTTACGCCTGACCAAACAGCTTTACTTAAAATGGTACAGGAAGTGGTAACGAAAGAAATTATACCTTATGCTCATGAAATGGACGAAAAAGCTACAATACGTCCTGAACTTATTCAACAATTGCATAATGCTGGTTTGCTTAATCTTACGGTACCTGAAGAGTACGATGGGCCGGGTCTGGATGCTTTAACGATCGCCTTTATTTATGAACAACTAGGCCGTGGTGATGCAGGCGTTGCTACATCCGTTGCTGCGAATGCTCTTGCTTCTTATCCTGTACTGACAACAGGGACGCACGAGCAAAAACAGTACTTTTTTAATTTCTTAAATGAAGGCAAGCTTGCGGCTTTTGCTTTGACTGAACCTGGCGCAGGATCTGATGCAGGTAGTGTTGCTACTGCGGCGGTTAAAGATGGCGATGATTATATTTTAAATGGTACGAAGTGCTTTATTACGAATGGTGGTCTTGCTGACATTTTTGTTGTTTTTGCCAATGCCAGAAAATCAGCAGGTATTCGGGGCTTGACTGCTTTTATTGTGGATCGCAATACACCTGGTTTTTCAGTAGGCAAACATGAAGATAAGATGGGGATACGTTCTTCCAATACCTGTGAATTAATTCTGGATCATGTTCGTGTTCCAAGCAGTCGTCGTATCGGTAAAGAGGGACACGGTTTTAAAATTGCCATGAAAACGCTTGATTCTGCCCGACCGTTTGTGGGGGCTGTATCGATTGGTTTGGCGCAGGCAGCTTTTGATTTTGCTGTCAAGTATGCTCGTGAGCGTCAACAATTTGGCAAGGCCATTGCTTCTTTTCAGTTAGTGCAGGCCATGATTGCTGATATGGGCATGAAGCTTGAAAGTGCGCGACTCCTCGTTTATAAGGCGTGCTGGATGAAAGAACAAGGTCTTTCTTTTTCTAAAGAAGCAGCTATGGCGAAATGTTTGGCATCAGATACAGCCATGCAAATTACGACAGATGCAGTGCAAGTTGTTGGTGGCTATGGTTATTCGAAAGAATATCCTGTTGAGCGCTATATGCGCGATGCAAAGATTATGCAGATTTATGAAGGCACAAATCAGATTCAACGTCTAGTCATTGGAAATCATATTTTATATTAA